From the genome of Nocardia mangyaensis:
GAAGTCGCGGACGACGCCGTAGCCGAAGCGGTTGGCGTAGGCCTCGATGACGCGGCCGACGACATTGAGCGCGCGGCCCGGCTTGACCGCCTTGATCGCCCGATTGGTCGCCTCCTCGGTGCGCTCCACCAGCAGGCGCACCTCCTCGTCGACGTTCCCGGCGAGGAAGGTGCGGTTGGTGTCGCCATGCACGCCGTGGATGTAGGCGGTGACGTCGATGTTGACGATGTCACCGTCTTCGATCACGGTCGAGTCGGGGATGCCGTGGCAGATGACCTCGTTCAGCGAGGTGCAGCAGGACTTGGGGAAGCCCTTGTACCCCAGCGTGGAGGGGTAGGCGCCGTGATCGCACATGTACTCGTGCGCGATGCGGTCCAGTTCGTCGGTGGTGACACCGGGGGCGACCGCCTTGCCCGCCTCGTCGAGCGCCTGCGCGGCGATCTTGCCCGCGATCCGCATCTTCTCGATGGTCTCGGCCGTCTGCACCCAGGGCTCGTTGCCCTCGTTGGCGGTCTTCTTCCACACGTATTCGGGGCGCTCGATGGAACGCGGGACGTCCCGGATCGGCGACTGGGTGCCGGGAACGAGTGGCTGACGGGTGCGCACGGACATAGAGGAGAGTGTATCCAGAGCGGCTAGCTCAGCGACTCGGCGCCGTCGGGCGATGGCTCCAACCGGACCACGATGCCCTTCGACGTCGGCGTATTGCTGATGTCGGCCACGCTGTCCAGCGGCACCAGCACATTGGTCTCCGGATAGTAGGCCGCCGCCGACCCGCGACTGGCCGGGTAGGCGACGGCGATGAAATCGCGCGCGCGCCGCTCGGTGCCGTCGTGCCAGACGCTGACGATGTCGACCACGTCACCGTCGCCGATCCCGCGTTCGATCAGGTCGGCGAGGTTGACCAGCACCACCCGGCGGGCATTGTGGATGCCGCGATACCGATCATTGTTCGCGTACGGGATGGTGTTCCACTGGTCGTGCGAGCGCAGCGATTGCAGCACCAGGTGCCCCGGCGGCACATCGAGCGCGGTGAAGTCGTTACAGGTGAACTGCGCTTTGCCGCTGGCAGTGCGATAGACCCCCTCGTTGACCGGGTTGGCCAGTCGCAGACCACCGGGTTCGCTGACGCGTTCGTTGAAGTTCGCGAAGCCGGGCACCACACGCGCGATCCGCTCGCGGATGGTGCCGTAGTCGGCGACGAACTCCTCCCACGGGATCGCCCCGCCGTCGCCGAGCGTGCGCCGGGCCAGCCCGGCGATGATCGCCACCTCGCTCAGCAGGGTGGGCGCGGCGGGTCGAGCCGTCCGCGCGAGGCGTGGACCTCGCTCATCGAGTCCTCGACGGTGACGAACTGCTCACCCGAGGCCTGGATGTCGCGATCACTGCGCCCCAGCGTCGGCAGGATCAGCGCGGTCTCCCCGCACACCGTGTGGGAGCGGTTGAGTTTGGTGGAGATCTGCACCGTCAGCGAACACTGCCGCAGGGCGGCCTCGGTGACCTCGCTGTCGGGCGTGGCGCGCGCGAAATTGCCCGCGACACCGACGAATACCTTCGCCTTGCCGTCGCGCATGGCGCGGATGGCGCCGACCGAGTCGACCCCGTGCTCGCTCGGCGGAGTGAACGCGAACTCGGTGCCGAGCGCGTCCAGGAACGACTGCGGCATCCGTTCCCAGATGCCCATGGTGCGGTCGCCCTGGACATTGCTGTGCCCGCGCACCGGGCACACCCCGGCACCGGGGCGACCGATGTTGCCGCGCAGCAGCAGGAAGTTCACGATCTCGCGAATGGTCGGCACCCCGTGCTTGTGCTGGGTGAGCCCCATCGCCCAGCACACGATGATCTTCTTGCTGGCGAGCACTTGCCTGCGCACCTGCTCGATCTCGGTGCGGGTGAGCCCGGTCGCCCGCAGCGCGTCGTCCCAGGTGATCCGCCAGGCGTGCGCGGCGAACGCGTCGAAACCGCTGGTCTGCGCGGCGATGAAGTCGTGGTCGAGCACGCTGCCCGGCGCCGCGTCCTCGGATTCGAGCAGCAACCGGTTGAGCATCTGGAACAGCGCGAGGTCGCCACCGGGACGGATCTGCAGGAACCAGTCGGCGATGGCGGTGCCGCGCCCGATCACCCCGCGCGGTACCTGCGGGTTCTTGAACCGGATCAATCCGGCTTCGGGCAGCGGGTTGACCGCCACGATCTTGCCGCCGTTGCGCTTGGTCTCCTCGAGCGCGGAGAGCATGCGCGGATGGTTGGTACCGGGATTCTGGCCGACGACGAAGATCAGGTCGGCCTCGTAGATGTCTTCCAGCGACACGCTGCCCTTGCCGACACCGAGGGTCTCGATGAGCGCCGACCCGCTCGACTCGTGGCACATGTTCGAACAGTCGGGCAGATTGTTGGTGCCGTAGGCGCGGGCGAACATTTGCAGCAGGAACGCGGCCTCGTTGCTCACCCGCCCCGAGGTGTAGAACAGGGCCTGATCAGGCGAGTCGAGTTCGCGCAGGTGGGTGGCGATCAGGTCAAGGGCGCCGTCCCAGCCGATCGGCTCGTAGTGGGTGGCGCCGGGGCGTTTCACCATCGGCTCGGTGAGCCTGCCCTGCTGGTTGAGCCAGTAGTCCGACATCGTGTCGAGTTCGGCGACCGGATGGGTCGCGAAGAACTCGGCGGTGACGCGGCGGGTGGTCGCCTCGTCGTTGATGTGTTTGGCGCCGTTCTCGCAGTACTCGTTGCGGTGCCGGTGCTTGGGCTCGGGCCACGCGCAGCCAGGGCAGTCGAAACCCTTGGTCTGATTGATGTTCAGCAGGGTCAAGGCGGTGCGCGCCGGAGTGGTCTGCGACAGCGAGTACTCGATCGCGTGCACGACACCGGGGACGCCCGCCGCCCACGTCTTGGGCGGCGTGACGGTCAGTTTGTCCTGGGGGTCCTCGGTCGAGGTCATATCGCCCATTGTTCCAGCCGACCTCGGGATGCGATACCGTCGCCGCCGCTCAGCGCACGGCGACCTGGTCGGTTGCCGCCGCGGGCGCGGCGGGTGCGCCGGGTCTGCGCAGCACCGTGACGCTGATGGCCAGCGCCGCCGCGAGGAGCCCGGCGGCCACCGTGAACGCCAGCCGGTAGCCGCTGGTCAGCGCGTCCGCCTCGGACGCGCCGACCGCGAGCTCGGCGCCCGTGCGGGCGGCGGCGAGGGTGGACAGAACCGCGACACCGATCGCCATGCCGACCTGCTGTGTGGTGTTGAACAGACCCGATGCCAGTCCAGCGTCGTCGGCCTCGGCACCCGACATCGCCAAGGCGGTGAGCGTCGGCAGCACCAGACCACCACCGGCGATCAGCACCATCATCGGCAGCAGGTCGGTGACATAGACGGCTTCGGTGGGCAACCGCATCAGCCACGACATCCCGATCAGCAGCAGCACCAGACCGGAGAGGAGCACGGCCCGTTCGCCGAAGCGGGTGACCAATCGCGCGGAGGCGAACAGCGAGACCGTGCCGATGGCCAGCGCGGCGGGCAGCATGGCAAGGCCGGTCTGCAGTGCGTTGTAGCCGAGCACCTTCTGCAGGTAGAGCGCGACGATGATCTGGAAGGCGAACATGGCGGCCAGCGCGAGCATCTGCACGACATTGGCGCCGGAGACGTTGCGGGAGCGGAAGATCCGCAGCGGCAGCAGCGGCGTGCGGGCAGTCGCCTGACGCGCGGCGAAGGCGGCGAGCAGGGCGGTGGCCAGTGCGCCGAGGCCCAGCGTGCGCGTCGAGACCCAGCCGTATGTTTCGACCTCGACGACGGTGTAGATGCCGAGCATCAGCCCGGCGGTCACCAGGATCGCCCCGAACACATCGGCACCGGCGGCCAGCCCGAGTCCGCGGTCGGCGGGCAGTGCCGCGAGCGCGACCGCGATGGTCAGTACCCCGATCGGCACATTGATCAGGAAAATCCAGTGCCAGTTCAGTGCGTCGGTGAGCACACCGCCCAGGACCTGACCGATGGAGGCGCCCGCGGCGCCGGTGAAGCTGAAAACGCCGATGGCCGTGGCTCGTTCGCGCGCTCCGGTGAAGATCGTCACCAGGATGCCGAGCACCACCGAGGCGGAGATCGCGCTGCCGACACCCTGGAGGAAGCGGGCACCGACGAGCATCTCAGGGCTCGTGGCCGCACCGGCCAGCAGCGAGGCCACGGTGAAAACGCCGGTGCCGGTGAGGAACATCGTCTTGCGACCGATCAGGTCACCGAGGCGCCCGGCCAGCAGGAGCAGACCGCCGAAAGCGATCAGATAGGCGTTCACGGTCCAGCTCAGACCGGCGGGCGAGAAGCCGAGATCGTCCTGGATCGCGGGCATGGCGACGGTGACGATGCTGCCGTCGAGGATGGTCATCAGCATCGCGGCCGAGAGCACAGCGAGCGCGACGCGCTGAGATTTGGTCATAAAAGGACCGTACTAGATAGTTTCGTAGCAGACAATCCGTTACGGACTATTGCCGAGCGCGGCGCGCACAGGTCGCTTCCACCGCGGTCGACAACTCTCCCTCCACCAGGCGATTCAGCGCGCGCAGCAGCACGTCCCGGTCCCCTTTCGGCAGCGAGCCGAGGACCGCCTCGTGGACTCCGTCGGCGATCTCGACACTGCGCGCTGCCAATTCAGCACCCGCGGGCGTCACCGAGATGATGCGAGCCCGCCGGTCGGCACTCGACGGCTTGCGCTCGGCCAGGCCGGCCTTCTCCAGCGCGTCGACAGTGACGACCATCGTCGTCTTGTCCATGTCGCCGAGGTCGGCGAGCTGAGCCTGGGTGCGCTCGCCTTCGAGCGCGTGCACCAGCACGCAGTGCATGCGAGCCGTCAGCCCGATCTCCCCGAGCGCGGACGCCATCCGCGTACGCAGGACGTGACTGGTGCGGTCGAGCAGATAGGACAGGTCGGGTGCGGTACGAGCGTTCGCCGGGGCCGTCATGCGGTCCATCATAGTTTCGTCGTAGATAGTCTGCTACCAGCCACAATGACACGGGGAATCATTTCGGACCACGGTCCGTTTATGCGGTGGAGTAGACCGACTCCCAGAAACGAGGTTCACATGGAACTGGGGCTGACCACCTTCGCCGAGCTGTACCCGACCGGCGATCGGCCCGCGCCGACCGCCGCCCAACGCCTGCGCCAGGTGGTCGCCGAGGCCGTCGCGACCGAGGCGGCGGGATTGGACGTCTACGGCGTCGGCGAACACCATCGCGAGGATTTCGCCGCGTCCTCCCCCGCTGTCGTCTTGGCCGCCGCCGCGGCCCGGACCGAACGCATCCAGTTGACCAGCGCGGTCACCGTGCTCAGCTCCGACGATCCAGTTCGGGTCTTTCAGGACTTCGCCACGCTGGACGGGCTGTCGAACGGTCGCGCCGAGCTGATGGCCGGTCGCGGGTCGTTCACCGAGTCGTTCCCGCTGTTCGGCTACGACCTGGCCGACTACGACGCGCTGTTCGAGGAGAAGCTGGCCCTGCTGCTGCACTTGCGCGGCGATGATCCGGTGACCTGGTCGGGCCGGTTCCGTGCACCGCTGCGCGATGTCACAGTCTATCCGCGCACCGACGACCGGCCGTTGCCGGTGTGGATCGCGGTCGGCGGGAGCCCGGAATCGGTGATCCGCGCGGGCCTGCTCGGCCTGCCGTTGGCCATCGCGATCATCGGCGGCCAGCCCGCCCGGTTCAAGCCGCTGGTCGAGCTGTATCACCGCGCGCTGGCCGAGGGCGGTCACGACAAGCAGCCGGTGGCAGTGCACGCGCACGGGTATGTTGCCGATTCCGACGAGCAGGCCGTGGCCGATTTCTTCGCGCCCTACGCGCTGGCCATGTCGGTCATCGGGCGCGAACGCGGCTGGGGTCCGATGACCCACGCGCAGTTCGACGCCCTGCGCTCGCCGGGGGGTTCGCTGTTCGTCGGCACGCCCGACCACGTAGCGGGCAAGATCGCCGAGGTGCGCGACGATCTCGGGCTCGACCGCTTCATGCTGCACACCAGCGTCGGCACGCTGCCGCCGGAACAGGTGCTGCACAGCATCGACCTGCTGGGTACGAAGGTGGCCCCGCAGGTGAGGTGATGGGTGATGGCGCCTCGCACGGCTGATCTTTCGCCGTGCGAGGGCGCGACCGAACCTCGGGTTCGCGCGGCCTATTCCAGTGCCGGGTCTCGGCCGGCACGGTGGGCGGCGCGGCGCTCACTTCTCCGGCGGCGGTAGCGGCGAATTCTGTTGGCACACAGGTAGACCACCCACAGTCCGATCGCCAACGCGATCGCGGCGATCACGGCCGCCAAGATCGGGAAGAACACGGCCAGGGTGATGACGCCGGCGACACCGAGGTCCTCCACCGTGCTCAGCGCGATGTTGGTGACCGGCTCCGGCGAGGTGTTGACCGCCATCCTGGTGCCCGCCTTGACGACATGGCTGAGCAGCGCTGTGGTGCCGCCGACCGCCGCGGCGAACAAGGTCGGCAGCGAATCGTCCTGCCCCGCGATCAATGCCGACACCACCGCACCCGAGGCGGGCCGGACCACCGTGTGCATCGCATCCCAGAACGAGTCCAGATAGGGGATCTTGTCGGCGACCGCCTCGATGAGGAACAGCACCCCCGCCGCGACCAGCACATCGGTGCGTTCGAGACCGGCGGGCACATCATCGGCCCACCCGATCCGTCCGAACACCCCGAGCAGGAACACCACCGCATACGCGTTGATCCCGCTGGCCCAGCCCGCGGTGAAGATCAGAGGCAGCACCGACACGCGCCCAGCCTAAGCCGTCCACCGACGCGCCGCGCTCGCGCGCCAACCTCGACATGCACCTGCACGCCAGTATCCGAGGCGACCGAGCCTGACCGTGGGAGCCGAAATGCTCGATGGCAAATCGCTGTTCGAACCTCCCAACGGCACCACAGGACAGCACATAGATCGAATGAACAGCCTGTTCAGAGCCCTGTCCAGGCGGATGTGAATCCGCCGCCACGAGTGGCCTGAGTAACATTCTCGATCTCCTGGCGATCTTTCAGACAACACCGATTCAGGAGGTTCGACATGCTTTCTGCGAAGAGACTCGCCGCCAGCGCCGCTGTTGCCGCCGCCACCGCTTCCGCCGTGATCGCCGGCGGCGGCGTAGCCCAGGCCGACGTACCGGTGTGGGAGGCCAACTGTCACGTGTACAACATCTTCAACACCGGTGGGATGTCCACCTGCGAGCGGCCGACCTGGCACCAGGTGAAGCTCACCTGCGTCGCCTGGCCTGTCCCGTTCGTCTACTGGAAGTATGGCCCCGCGCAGTACGGCCAGGGCCAGTCCTGGGCCAGTTGCGATTCCCTCAACGCGCTGGTGGGCATCGAGGTCATCCAGGCGTAGTTCGGTTCGGCGTGGCCCCCGCTGTCCGGCTCCGGACAGCGGGATGGTGCGCCCCAGCGGTCAATCGGCTGGCGACACGGCGACCTCGCCGGACAGCAGCGCCAGTCGATCCGCGCCGGTCGGCTCGGTACTCGCCATCGCAACGATCGCGTATCGGCTGCTGTATCGCGATGCCACAGCCTCGATATGGGCCACTTCGGTCGCCGCACGGGCGCGCAGCAACGCGTTGGTGGGGTGCGCTGCGGCGAGGGAGTTGTTGAGGACCCAGGCCCACGGGGTGATGGCGGCACGTTCCAGGTCCGCGCAGAGTTCGACGGATTCGACGATCGGCGTCGACTCCGGTGCGGTGACGATGAGGATCTTGGTGTGCGCGGGGTCCTGAAGCCGCATGAGCGGGGTGGTGAAACCGCCGTCGGCGCCGAGGTTGCGGCTGATCTCGCGGTGGTAGGCACCGGTGGCGTCGAGCAGCAGCAGGGTGTGCCCGGTCGGGGCGGTGTCGACGACGACGAAACGGCGTCGGGATTCGTGGACCAGGCGTGAAAACGCTTGGAACACCGCGACTTCCTCGGTGCAGGGCGAGCGGAGGTCTTCCGCGAGGGCGGCCCGCCCCTGCGCGTCGAGGTCGGCGCCGCGGGAGCGCAGGATCCGCTGCCGGTACTGCTCGGTCGCCTCGACGGGGTCGATGCGCGAGAGCCGCATGGTGGCGGGGCCTTCGCCGAGGGTGTCGGCCAGGTGCGCGGCGGGATCGGTGGTGCTCAGATGTACCTCGTGGCCGCGGGTGGCCAAGGCGGTCGCGATCGCGGCGGCGATGGTGGTTTTGCCGACGCCGCCTTTGCCCATGCACATGATCAGACCGTGGCCGTCGAGAGCCAGCTCATCGATCAGAGCCGACAAGGGGGCTGGTTCGATGTGCGCGTCACCCGCGTCGGATACCTCGGAAAGTGTTGTGCTGGAGTCGAATAGCGCGCTCAGGGCCGTCACCCCGACCATCTCGACAGACTTGAGCGGGATCCGGTCGCACGGCAACTCGGCCAGCGACCTGGGCATCGACGCGATCGCAGCATTCTCGCGGCGGGTGATCGCCACCGCGAGCGCGTCTGTATCCGACTGTGACAGCACGGCATTGATGATCAGGTGCCCGGCTGTGACACCGATGTCGGCGAGCTCGTCGTAGGTTCTGGCCACCTCGCGCAGCGCCGCGTCCTGAGCGCGAGCCACCAGGACCAGGCGGGTGAGCTTGGGGTCGGTCAAGGTGCGCACCGCCGCCGCATAGGTTTCCCGTTGCGCGTCCAGTCCGGACAGCGGCCCCAGACAGGAGGCGTCGCCGCTGCCCTGCAAATACTCGGTCCACGCTCCCGGCAGTTGCAGCAACCGGATCGTGTGGCCGGTGGGCGCGGTGTCGAAGACGATGTGGTCGAACTCCGCCAGGTGGGTGGCCGCCGGGTCGAGCAGCGCGGTGAACTCGTTGAACGAGGCGATCTCGGTGGTGCACGAGCCGGACAGCTGCTCGGTGATCGTGTCGATCTCGGCGGCGGGCAGCAGCCCGCGTACCGGTCCGATGATCCGTTCGCGGTAGGCGGCGGCCACCTGGTGCGGGTCGATCTCGAGTGCCGACAGGCCGGTCACCGCGGGAATCGCGGTGACCGACGCGCCGATGGTCGTGTCGAAGACATGGCCGATGTTGGAGGCCGGATCGGTGCTGACCAGCAGCACCCTGGCACCGCCACGCGCGAGCGCGATCGCCGATGCGCAGGCGACCGAGGTCTTGCCGACTCCACCCTTTCCGGTGAAGAACACACAGCGCGGGGCATCGGTCAGGAAGGCGGGAGTGTCCACGGTGATCAGCAGCAGCCGGGTCCGCTGCAGCTGTCTTTGCCGGTGTCGAGCAACGTCATGCTCTTCGCCGCCGGGCTCACCGCAGGGGTGCGCGACCACAGGGTGATCTCGTCGCGGGTCGGATAGCGACCGGTCAGTGTGGTGACCCCGTCGACCAGGATCAGCGGAAGCCCTTGTGAGCCTGCGACTTCGAGAAAGCTACGGACGGTGTCGTTGCCCGCGAAAGCGAGGGGTTCCGAGGCCATGTTGAACCGGGTGATGTCACCGCCCTGGCCGCGCAGCCAGTCCAGATCGGCGGAGAAACTCACCAGGGCTTGGTCGACGTCGGGTCCGCACACACCGGTGTTGCAGCACAGCGCGGGCTCGTAGACTTCGATCTTGCTCATCAACATGTCGCTTTCTCGAGTTGGGGCGGGTTGTCAGGTGCGGGCGGGGAGTAGTTCGGCGATCAGTTCCTCGATGCGCTTTCTGATCTCGTCGCGGATCGGGCGCACCGATTCCACGCCTTTGCCCGCCGGGTCTTCGAGCTTCCAGTCGCGGTAGTCCACGCCGGGGAAGTACGGGCAGGCGTCGCCGCATCCCATGGTGATCACCACCGAGGAGGTCTCCACGGCGTCGGTGGTGAGGATCTTGGGTGACTGGGCGGTGATGTCGATGCCGAGTTCGGCCATCGCCTCGACCGCGGCCGGATTCAGGGCATTGCCGGGTGCGCTGCCCGCGGAGCGGACCTCGATGTCCTCGCCCGCGAGGTGGGTCAGGAAGCCTTGGGCCATCTGGGAGCGTCCGGCGTTGTGGACACAGACGAAGAGCACGCTGGGCTTGGTCGTCATGGGAGGCAAGGCCTTTCGGTGGTGGGTCAGCTGGTGGGGATGTCGAGTTCGGCGAGCAGGTGCCGGACCCGGGTTTCGATGTCGTCGCGGATCGGGCGCACAGCGGCAACATCGTGGCCGGCGGGGTCGTCGAGTTGCCATTCCTCGTAGCGGTGGCCCGGGTACAGCGGGCAGGCGTCACCGCAGCCCATGGTGATGATGACGTCGGCGGCTTGGAGGATCTCTTCGGTCCATGGCTTGGGGAATTCCCCGGTGATGTCGATGCCGACCTCGGCCATCGCGGCGACCGCGGCGGGGTTGATCTCGTCGCCGGGTTCGGAACCACCCGACCAGGCCACCGCGTTGTCACCGGCCAGGTGAGTGAAGTAGCCGAGCGCCATCTGCGAGCGCCCGGCGTTGTGGGTGCACAGGAACAGCACGGTCGGTTTGCCGGTGTTGGCTTTGCCTTCGACGCGGGCCAAGGCGACCAGGCGCTGGCGGGCGAACCGTTCGGCCAGCAGCGGCAGGTAGTTCACCACGGTGGCGCGACCGGCGAACTGGTCATAAGAGGAATACAGGAACCGTTCGATCGTCTCGACGCCGAACGCCGTCTCGAACTCGCGTTGTAGCCGGGTCGCGGCAGTCTTGAGAGCGTGCTTCTGATCGAGGGTGAGGGTGCTGCGCACAGCGTGTGCGTGGTCTACCGGGCTGTCGGTCATTGACGATGTCCCTTTGTCGGGTCCGATGGTTCTGAGGTGGTGAGTTCGGTCAGCAGGTGTCGCACGTGATCGTGGATGTCGTCGCGTACCAGGCGCATGCGTTCGATGCCGTCGATTCCGCGTTCGGAGGGTTCGTCGGTGTCCCAGTTGATGATTCGGACACCGGGGACGGGTTCGACCCGAGCTTCGCGCCCCAGGGTGACCACCACGTCGATGGTGGGGAGCAGGTCGGGATCGATGGGTTTGGGCTTTTCGTCAGCGAGGTCGATGCCCAGTTCGTCGAGCGAGGCCAC
Proteins encoded in this window:
- the map gene encoding type I methionyl aminopeptidase, with the translated sequence MSVRTRQPLVPGTQSPIRDVPRSIERPEYVWKKTANEGNEPWVQTAETIEKMRIAGKIAAQALDEAGKAVAPGVTTDELDRIAHEYMCDHGAYPSTLGYKGFPKSCCTSLNEVICHGIPDSTVIEDGDIVNIDVTAYIHGVHGDTNRTFLAGNVDEEVRLLVERTEEATNRAIKAVKPGRALNVVGRVIEAYANRFGYGVVRDFTGHGVGPTFHSGLVILHYDQPSIESVIEPGMTFTIEPMINLGGIDYDIWDDGWTVVTKDRKWTAQFEHTLVVTEAGAEILTLP
- a CDS encoding DUF4126 domain-containing protein, which translates into the protein MSVLPLIFTAGWASGINAYAVVFLLGVFGRIGWADDVPAGLERTDVLVAAGVLFLIEAVADKIPYLDSFWDAMHTVVRPASGAVVSALIAGQDDSLPTLFAAAVGGTTALLSHVVKAGTRMAVNTSPEPVTNIALSTVEDLGVAGVITLAVFFPILAAVIAAIALAIGLWVVYLCANRIRRYRRRRSERRAAHRAGRDPALE
- a CDS encoding arsenate reductase ArsC codes for the protein MTTKPSVLFVCVHNAGRSQMAQGFLTHLAGEDIEVRSAGSAPGNALNPAAVEAMAELGIDITAQSPKILTTDAVETSSVVITMGCGDACPYFPGVDYRDWKLEDPAGKGVESVRPIRDEIRKRIEELIAELLPART
- a CDS encoding arsenate reductase ArsC encodes the protein MTDSPVDHAHAVRSTLTLDQKHALKTAATRLQREFETAFGVETIERFLYSSYDQFAGRATVVNYLPLLAERFARQRLVALARVEGKANTGKPTVLFLCTHNAGRSQMALGYFTHLAGDNAVAWSGGSEPGDEINPAAVAAMAEVGIDITGEFPKPWTEEILQAADVIITMGCGDACPLYPGHRYEEWQLDDPAGHDVAAVRPIRDDIETRVRHLLAELDIPTS
- the arsD gene encoding arsenite efflux transporter metallochaperone ArsD, with product MSKIEVYEPALCCNTGVCGPDVDQALVSFSADLDWLRGQGGDITRFNMASEPLAFAGNDTVRSFLEVAGSQGLPLILVDGVTTLTGRYPTRDEITLWSRTPAVSPAAKSMTLLDTGKDSCSGPGCC
- a CDS encoding low molecular weight phosphatase family protein; translated protein: MAAGLMRHLAGDRVQVHSAGTRPGTALNELSVASLDELGIDLADEKPKPIDPDLLPTIDVVVTLGREARVEPVPGVRIINWDTDEPSERGIDGIERMRLVRDDIHDHVRHLLTELTTSEPSDPTKGHRQ
- a CDS encoding LLM class flavin-dependent oxidoreductase; translated protein: MELGLTTFAELYPTGDRPAPTAAQRLRQVVAEAVATEAAGLDVYGVGEHHREDFAASSPAVVLAAAAARTERIQLTSAVTVLSSDDPVRVFQDFATLDGLSNGRAELMAGRGSFTESFPLFGYDLADYDALFEEKLALLLHLRGDDPVTWSGRFRAPLRDVTVYPRTDDRPLPVWIAVGGSPESVIRAGLLGLPLAIAIIGGQPARFKPLVELYHRALAEGGHDKQPVAVHAHGYVADSDEQAVADFFAPYALAMSVIGRERGWGPMTHAQFDALRSPGGSLFVGTPDHVAGKIAEVRDDLGLDRFMLHTSVGTLPPEQVLHSIDLLGTKVAPQVR
- a CDS encoding MarR family winged helix-turn-helix transcriptional regulator, with amino-acid sequence MTAPANARTAPDLSYLLDRTSHVLRTRMASALGEIGLTARMHCVLVHALEGERTQAQLADLGDMDKTTMVVTVDALEKAGLAERKPSSADRRARIISVTPAGAELAARSVEIADGVHEAVLGSLPKGDRDVLLRALNRLVEGELSTAVEATCARRARQ
- a CDS encoding MFS transporter; the protein is MTKSQRVALAVLSAAMLMTILDGSIVTVAMPAIQDDLGFSPAGLSWTVNAYLIAFGGLLLLAGRLGDLIGRKTMFLTGTGVFTVASLLAGAATSPEMLVGARFLQGVGSAISASVVLGILVTIFTGARERATAIGVFSFTGAAGASIGQVLGGVLTDALNWHWIFLINVPIGVLTIAVALAALPADRGLGLAAGADVFGAILVTAGLMLGIYTVVEVETYGWVSTRTLGLGALATALLAAFAARQATARTPLLPLRIFRSRNVSGANVVQMLALAAMFAFQIIVALYLQKVLGYNALQTGLAMLPAALAIGTVSLFASARLVTRFGERAVLLSGLVLLLIGMSWLMRLPTEAVYVTDLLPMMVLIAGGGLVLPTLTALAMSGAEADDAGLASGLFNTTQQVGMAIGVAVLSTLAAARTGAELAVGASEADALTSGYRLAFTVAAGLLAAALAISVTVLRRPGAPAAPAAATDQVAVR
- the arsA gene encoding arsenical pump-driving ATPase, yielding MDTPAFLTDAPRCVFFTGKGGVGKTSVACASAIALARGGARVLLVSTDPASNIGHVFDTTIGASVTAIPAVTGLSALEIDPHQVAAAYRERIIGPVRGLLPAAEIDTITEQLSGSCTTEIASFNEFTALLDPAATHLAEFDHIVFDTAPTGHTIRLLQLPGAWTEYLQGSGDASCLGPLSGLDAQRETYAAAVRTLTDPKLTRLVLVARAQDAALREVARTYDELADIGVTAGHLIINAVLSQSDTDALAVAITRRENAAIASMPRSLAELPCDRIPLKSVEMVGVTALSALFDSSTTLSEVSDAGDAHIEPAPLSALIDELALDGHGLIMCMGKGGVGKTTIAAAIATALATRGHEVHLSTTDPAAHLADTLGEGPATMRLSRIDPVEATEQYRQRILRSRGADLDAQGRAALAEDLRSPCTEEVAVFQAFSRLVHESRRRFVVVDTAPTGHTLLLLDATGAYHREISRNLGADGGFTTPLMRLQDPAHTKILIVTAPESTPIVESVELCADLERAAITPWAWVLNNSLAAAHPTNALLRARAATEVAHIEAVASRYSSRYAIVAMASTEPTGADRLALLSGEVAVSPAD